In Rattus norvegicus strain BN/NHsdMcwi chromosome 3, GRCr8, whole genome shotgun sequence, a genomic segment contains:
- the Crb2 gene encoding protein crumbs homolog 2 precursor: MALLGPVIWGFRRDVYLLLLLLLLLLPPWVPAGLVPSETPNVCASDPCAPGTRCQATESGGFTCEPLELGGCAAQPCHHGALCVPQGPDPNGFRCYCVPGFQGPHCELDIDECASRPCHHGGTCRNLADHYECHCPLGYAGVTCEAEVDECSSAPCLHGGSCLDGVGSYRCVCAPGYAGASCQLDVDECQSQPCEHGGVCHDLVNGFRCDCADTGYEGARCEQEVLECASAPCVHNASCLDGFRSFRCLCWPGFSGERCEVDEDECASDPCHNGGRCSQRSDPTLYGGVQAIFPGAFSFSQAAGFLCSCPPGFAGDDCSVDVNECASEPCLNGGSCQDLPNGFQCYCQDGYTGLTCQEDTDECQSEPCLHGGTCSDTVAGYICQCPEAWGGHDCSVQLTGCQGHACPLAATCIPTFKSGFHSYICRCLPGTYGSFCDQNTTFSVVSGSSVWGLVPAGASLAFALRFRTTLLAGALATLKDSRDSLELVLVGAMLQATLWRRGTADLVLTLPDLALNDGHWHQVEVTLRLGTLELRLWHEGCPGQLCVVSGTVATDPTASVASGSPEPYSIHLGGRAFAGCFQDVRVEGHLLLPEELKGSVLLGCERTEPCQPLPCANGGACVDLWTDFRCDCPRPYHGSKCTDEVPAATFGLGGVMSSATFLLHQMLGPNLTVSFFLRTREPASLLLQFANDSVASLTVSLSEGQIRAEVLGHPAVILPGRRDDGLRHLVVLSFGPDQLQDLGQWLYVGGRLYPDDTQPWGGPFRGCLQDLQLNGIHLPFFSSPMENSSWPSELEAGQSSNLTQGCVSEDTCNPNPCFNGGTCHITWNDFYCTCPDNFTGPTCAQQRWCPRQPCLPPATCEEVPDGFVCVAEATFREGPPAVFTGHNVSSSRALSRVTLAFRTRDLEAGLLRAASAAGAHSNIWLAVRNGLLAVDVAGSVLPAPGPRVADGAWHRVRLAREFPQAAASRWLLWLDGAATPVALHGLGGDLGFLQGPGAVPLLLAENFTGCLGRVALGDLPLPLAPPRSGAMSGAREHFMAWPGSPPAVSLGCRGGPVCTPSPCLHGGACLDLFDVFACSCGPAWEGPRCEIHADPCRSSPCVRGQCNTRPDGRFECRCPPGFSGPRCRLPTLPQGCSLNSTCKDGAPCGGGPLGTNCSCQEGLAGLRCQSLDQPCEASPCLNGGTCRVTSGIFECTCSAGFSGQFCEVVKTLPLPLPFPLLEVAVPAACACLLLLLLGLLSGILAARKRRQSEGTYSPSQQEVAGARLEMDSVLKVPPEERLI; this comes from the exons gGCTGGTTCCTTCAGAGACCCCGAATGTCTGTGCCTCAGACCCATGTGCTCCAGGGACCAGGTGCCAGGCTACAGAAAGTGGTGGCTTTACCTGTGAGCCCTTAGAGCTTGGAGGCTGTGCTGCTCAACCGTGCCACCATGGTGCACTGTGTGTGCCCCAGGGCCCAGATCCTAACGGCTTCCGTTGCTACTGTGTGCCTGGATTCCAGGGACCCCACTGTGAGCTGGACATCGATGAGTGTGCCTCCCGGCCTTGCCACCATGGGGGCACCTGCCGAAATCTGGCAGATCACTACGAGTGCCACTGCCCCCTCGGCTATGCAG GCGTGACCTGTGAGGCGGAGGTGGACGAGTGCTCATCAGCGCCCTGCCTGCACGGAGGCTCGTGCCTGGACGGTGTGGGCTCCTACCGCTGTGTGTGCGCACCTGGATACGCCGGCGCGAGCTGTCAGCTGGACGTGGACGAGTGCCAGAGCCAGCCGTGCGAGCACGGTGGCGTGTGTCACGACCTGGTCAACGG TTTCCGGTGCGACTGTGCGGACACGGGTTACGAAGGCGCGCGCTGTGAGCAGGAGGTGCTGGAGTGCGCCTCTGCGCCCTGCGTGCACAACGCATCCTGCCTCGACGGCTTCCGGAGCTTCCGCTGCCTCTGCtggccag GCTTCAGTGGAGAGCGGTGCGAAGTGGATGAGGATGAGTGTGCATCGGATCCCTGTCATAATGGGGGCCGGTGCTCGCAGCGCTCTGACCCGACCTTGTATGGGGGTGTTCAGGCCATCTTCCCCGGAGCCTTCAGCTTCAGCCAAGCCGCTGGCTTCCTTTGCAGCTGTCCTCCGGGCTTTGCTG GGGATGACTGCAGCGTGGACGTGAATGAGTGTGCCTCAGAGCCATGTCTCAACGGAGGTAGCTGCCAGGACCTGCCCAATGGTTTCCAGTGCTACTGTCAGGATGGATACACAG GACTGACATGTCAGGAGGATACGGACGAGTGCCAGTCGGAACCATGCCTGCACGGTGGGACCTGCAGCGACACTGTAGCAGGCTACATCTGCCAGTGCCCCGAGGCCTGGGGTGGACATGACTGTTCTGTGCAGCTCACAGGCTGCCAGGGCCACGCCTGCCCACTGGCTGCCACCTGCATCCCCACCTTCAAGTCTGGTTTCCACAGTTATATCTGCCGTTGCCTGCCTGGGACCTATGGGTCTTTCTGTGACCAGAATACCACTTTCTCGGTTGTGTCTGGGAGTTCCGTGTGGGGATTGGTGCCAGCTGGTGCCTCCCTGGCTTTTGCACTGAGATTTCGTACCACCCTGCTTGCTGGAGCCCTGGCTACTCTTAAGGACTCACGGGACAGCTTGGAGCTGGTTCTGGTGGGGGCCATGCTCCAAGCCACACTCTGGAGACGTGGCACTGCTGACCTTGTCCTTACACTGCCAGACCTAGCCTTAAATGACGGGCATTGGCATCAGGTGGAAGTGACACTCCGCCTGGGAACCCTGGAGCTGCGGCTCTGGCATGAGGGCTGCCCTGGCCAGCTCTGTGTGGTCTCTGGCACTGTGGCTACAGATCCTACAGCCTCGGTGGCTTCTGGGTCTCCGGAGCCCTACTCCATCCATTTGGGCGGCAGGGCCTTTGCAGGCTGCTTCCAGGATGTGCGTGTGGAAGGGCACCTTCTGCTGCCTGAGGAGCTCAAGGGAAGTGTGCTCCTGGGTTGTGAGCGCACAGAGCCTTGCCAACCTCTGCCCTGTGCCAATGGAGGGGCCTGTGTGGACCTGTGGACTGACTTCCGCTGCGACTGCCCGAGACCTTACCATGGGTCCAAGTGCACTGATG AGGTTCCTGCTGCCACCTTTGGCTTGGGCGGTGTCATGAGCTCAGCCACCTTCCTGCTCCACCAGATGCTAGGCCCGAACCTCACCGTGTCGTTTTTCCTCCGCACTCGTGAGCCCGCCAGCCTGTTGCTCCAGTTTGCCAATGATTCAGTTGCTAGCCTAACTGTGTCCCTGAGTGAGGGCCAGATCCGGGCAGAGGTGCTGGGTCATCCTGCTGTGATCCTCCCTGGGCGCCGGGATGATGGACTCCGTCACTTGGTGGTGCTCAGCTTTGGGCCTGACCAGCTCCAGGACCTGGGCCAGTGGCTGTATGTGGGTGGGAGGCTCTACCCTGATGATACCCAGCCCTGGGGTGGGCCCTTCCGAGGCTGTCTCCAGGACCTACAACTCAACGgcatccacctccccttcttctcttctcccatGGAGAACTCAAGTTGGCCCAGTGAACTGGAAGCTGGTCAGTCCTCCAACCTCACCCagggctgtgtctctgaggacacGTGcaat CCCAATCCCTGTTTCAATGGTGGAACATGCCACATCACCTGGAATGACTTCTACTGCACTTGCCCTGACAACTTCACGGGGCCCACCTGTGCCCAGCAGCGATGGTGCCCCAGGCAGCCATGCCTGCCGCCTGCCACCTGTGAGGAGGTTCCAGATGGctttgtgt gtgTGGCCGAAGCCACGTTCCGCGAGGGCCCTCCTGCTGTGTTCACAGGCCACAACGTGTCCTCATCGCGCGCGCTCAGCAGGGTCACCCTGGCCTTCCGCACACGCGACCTGGAGGCTGGGCTGCTGCGCGCTGCCTCTGCCGCGGGTGCCCACTCCAATATCTGGCTGGCGGTGCGCAATGGCTTGCTGGCAGTAGATGTGGCGGGCTCGGTGCTGCCGGCGCCCGGGCCGCGCGTGGCTGACGGTGCCTGGCATCGCGTGCGCCTAGCCCGGGAGTTTCCACAGGCCGCCGCCTCACGCTGGCTGCTGTGGCTGGACGGCGCGGCGACACCCGTGGCTTTGCACGGCTTGGGCGGCGACCTGGGTTTCCTTCAGGGCCCGGGTGCCGTGCCTCTGCTACTGGCCGAGAACTTCACGGGCTGCCTGGGCCGGGTGGCGCTCGGCGACCTCCCCTTACCCTTGGCGCCACCGCGGTCCGGCGCGATGTCTGGGGCACGCGAGCACTTCATGGCTTGGCCTGGGTCTCCGCCGGCAGTGAGCCTAGGCTGCCGGGGCGGGCCAGTATGCACGCCCTCGCCCTGCCTGCACGGCGGTGCCTGCCTCGACCTCTTCGACGTCTTTGCTTGTTCCTGCGGCCCCGCCTGGGAAGGACCCCGCTGCGAGATCCACGCTGATCCATGTCGCTCATCGCCCTGTGTCCGGGGCCAATGCAACACGCGCCCGGACGGCCGCTTCGAGTGTCGGTGCCCTCCGGGTTTCTCCGGCCCGCGCTGCAG GTTGCCTACCTTGCCTCAGGGGTGTAGCCTCAACTCCACCTGCAAGGATGGTGCCCCTTGTGGGGGTGGCCCCTTAGGCACTAACTGCAGTTGCCAGGAAGGCCTTGCTGGCCTCAG ATGTCAGAGTCTTGACCAACCCTGTGAAGCCAGTCCTTGCTTGAATGGGGGCACCTGCCGGGTGACCAGTGGCATATTTGAATGTACTTGCAGTGCAGGATTCTCTGGCCAGTTCTGTGAAGTGGTG aaaaccctgcctctgcctctgccattcCCACTGCTGGAGGTAGCAGTGCCTGCAGCCTgtgcctgcctcctcctcctcctcctgggccTCCTCTCAGGAATTCTGGCTGCCAGAAAGCGCCGCCAGTCTGAGGGCACTTACAGCCCAAGTCAGCAGGAGGTAGCTGGGGCTCGTCTGGAGATGGACAGTGTCCTCAAGGTGCCACCAGAGGAGAGACTTATCTAG
- the Crb2 gene encoding protein crumbs homolog 2 isoform X2 produces the protein MLFPELAGRAHSSSLNDVGRRSPFLLRQEQRDCLDLTLRILTLGLVPSETPNVCASDPCAPGTRCQATESGGFTCEPLELGGCAAQPCHHGALCVPQGPDPNGFRCYCVPGFQGPHCELDIDECASRPCHHGGTCRNLADHYECHCPLGYAGVTCEAEVDECSSAPCLHGGSCLDGVGSYRCVCAPGYAGASCQLDVDECQSQPCEHGGVCHDLVNGFRCDCADTGYEGARCEQEVLECASAPCVHNASCLDGFRSFRCLCWPGFSGERCEVDEDECASDPCHNGGRCSQRSDPTLYGGVQAIFPGAFSFSQAAGFLCSCPPGFAGLTCQEDTDECQSEPCLHGGTCSDTVAGYICQCPEAWGGHDCSVQLTGCQGHACPLAATCIPTFKSGFHSYICRCLPGTYGSFCDQNTTFSVVSGSSVWGLVPAGASLAFALRFRTTLLAGALATLKDSRDSLELVLVGAMLQATLWRRGTADLVLTLPDLALNDGHWHQVEVTLRLGTLELRLWHEGCPGQLCVVSGTVATDPTASVASGSPEPYSIHLGGRAFAGCFQDVRVEGHLLLPEELKGSVLLGCERTEPCQPLPCANGGACVDLWTDFRCDCPRPYHGSKCTDEVPAATFGLGGVMSSATFLLHQMLGPNLTVSFFLRTREPASLLLQFANDSVASLTVSLSEGQIRAEVLGHPAVILPGRRDDGLRHLVVLSFGPDQLQDLGQWLYVGGRLYPDDTQPWGGPFRGCLQDLQLNGIHLPFFSSPMENSSWPSELEAGQSSNLTQGCVSEDTCNPNPCFNGGTCHITWNDFYCTCPDNFTGPTCAQQRWCPRQPCLPPATCEEVPDGFVCVAEATFREGPPAVFTGHNVSSSRALSRVTLAFRTRDLEAGLLRAASAAGAHSNIWLAVRNGLLAVDVAGSVLPAPGPRVADGAWHRVRLAREFPQAAASRWLLWLDGAATPVALHGLGGDLGFLQGPGAVPLLLAENFTGCLGRVALGDLPLPLAPPRSGAMSGAREHFMAWPGSPPAVSLGCRGGPVCTPSPCLHGGACLDLFDVFACSCGPAWEGPRCEIHADPCRSSPCVRGQCNTRPDGRFECRCPPGFSGPRCRLPTLPQGCSLNSTCKDGAPCGGGPLGTNCSCQEGLAGLRCQSLDQPCEASPCLNGGTCRVTSGIFECTCSAGFSGQFCEVVKTLPLPLPFPLLEVAVPAACACLLLLLLGLLSGILAARKRRQSEGTYSPSQQEVAGARLEMDSVLKVPPEERLI, from the exons gGCTGGTTCCTTCAGAGACCCCGAATGTCTGTGCCTCAGACCCATGTGCTCCAGGGACCAGGTGCCAGGCTACAGAAAGTGGTGGCTTTACCTGTGAGCCCTTAGAGCTTGGAGGCTGTGCTGCTCAACCGTGCCACCATGGTGCACTGTGTGTGCCCCAGGGCCCAGATCCTAACGGCTTCCGTTGCTACTGTGTGCCTGGATTCCAGGGACCCCACTGTGAGCTGGACATCGATGAGTGTGCCTCCCGGCCTTGCCACCATGGGGGCACCTGCCGAAATCTGGCAGATCACTACGAGTGCCACTGCCCCCTCGGCTATGCAG GCGTGACCTGTGAGGCGGAGGTGGACGAGTGCTCATCAGCGCCCTGCCTGCACGGAGGCTCGTGCCTGGACGGTGTGGGCTCCTACCGCTGTGTGTGCGCACCTGGATACGCCGGCGCGAGCTGTCAGCTGGACGTGGACGAGTGCCAGAGCCAGCCGTGCGAGCACGGTGGCGTGTGTCACGACCTGGTCAACGG TTTCCGGTGCGACTGTGCGGACACGGGTTACGAAGGCGCGCGCTGTGAGCAGGAGGTGCTGGAGTGCGCCTCTGCGCCCTGCGTGCACAACGCATCCTGCCTCGACGGCTTCCGGAGCTTCCGCTGCCTCTGCtggccag GCTTCAGTGGAGAGCGGTGCGAAGTGGATGAGGATGAGTGTGCATCGGATCCCTGTCATAATGGGGGCCGGTGCTCGCAGCGCTCTGACCCGACCTTGTATGGGGGTGTTCAGGCCATCTTCCCCGGAGCCTTCAGCTTCAGCCAAGCCGCTGGCTTCCTTTGCAGCTGTCCTCCGGGCTTTGCTG GACTGACATGTCAGGAGGATACGGACGAGTGCCAGTCGGAACCATGCCTGCACGGTGGGACCTGCAGCGACACTGTAGCAGGCTACATCTGCCAGTGCCCCGAGGCCTGGGGTGGACATGACTGTTCTGTGCAGCTCACAGGCTGCCAGGGCCACGCCTGCCCACTGGCTGCCACCTGCATCCCCACCTTCAAGTCTGGTTTCCACAGTTATATCTGCCGTTGCCTGCCTGGGACCTATGGGTCTTTCTGTGACCAGAATACCACTTTCTCGGTTGTGTCTGGGAGTTCCGTGTGGGGATTGGTGCCAGCTGGTGCCTCCCTGGCTTTTGCACTGAGATTTCGTACCACCCTGCTTGCTGGAGCCCTGGCTACTCTTAAGGACTCACGGGACAGCTTGGAGCTGGTTCTGGTGGGGGCCATGCTCCAAGCCACACTCTGGAGACGTGGCACTGCTGACCTTGTCCTTACACTGCCAGACCTAGCCTTAAATGACGGGCATTGGCATCAGGTGGAAGTGACACTCCGCCTGGGAACCCTGGAGCTGCGGCTCTGGCATGAGGGCTGCCCTGGCCAGCTCTGTGTGGTCTCTGGCACTGTGGCTACAGATCCTACAGCCTCGGTGGCTTCTGGGTCTCCGGAGCCCTACTCCATCCATTTGGGCGGCAGGGCCTTTGCAGGCTGCTTCCAGGATGTGCGTGTGGAAGGGCACCTTCTGCTGCCTGAGGAGCTCAAGGGAAGTGTGCTCCTGGGTTGTGAGCGCACAGAGCCTTGCCAACCTCTGCCCTGTGCCAATGGAGGGGCCTGTGTGGACCTGTGGACTGACTTCCGCTGCGACTGCCCGAGACCTTACCATGGGTCCAAGTGCACTGATG AGGTTCCTGCTGCCACCTTTGGCTTGGGCGGTGTCATGAGCTCAGCCACCTTCCTGCTCCACCAGATGCTAGGCCCGAACCTCACCGTGTCGTTTTTCCTCCGCACTCGTGAGCCCGCCAGCCTGTTGCTCCAGTTTGCCAATGATTCAGTTGCTAGCCTAACTGTGTCCCTGAGTGAGGGCCAGATCCGGGCAGAGGTGCTGGGTCATCCTGCTGTGATCCTCCCTGGGCGCCGGGATGATGGACTCCGTCACTTGGTGGTGCTCAGCTTTGGGCCTGACCAGCTCCAGGACCTGGGCCAGTGGCTGTATGTGGGTGGGAGGCTCTACCCTGATGATACCCAGCCCTGGGGTGGGCCCTTCCGAGGCTGTCTCCAGGACCTACAACTCAACGgcatccacctccccttcttctcttctcccatGGAGAACTCAAGTTGGCCCAGTGAACTGGAAGCTGGTCAGTCCTCCAACCTCACCCagggctgtgtctctgaggacacGTGcaat CCCAATCCCTGTTTCAATGGTGGAACATGCCACATCACCTGGAATGACTTCTACTGCACTTGCCCTGACAACTTCACGGGGCCCACCTGTGCCCAGCAGCGATGGTGCCCCAGGCAGCCATGCCTGCCGCCTGCCACCTGTGAGGAGGTTCCAGATGGctttgtgt gtgTGGCCGAAGCCACGTTCCGCGAGGGCCCTCCTGCTGTGTTCACAGGCCACAACGTGTCCTCATCGCGCGCGCTCAGCAGGGTCACCCTGGCCTTCCGCACACGCGACCTGGAGGCTGGGCTGCTGCGCGCTGCCTCTGCCGCGGGTGCCCACTCCAATATCTGGCTGGCGGTGCGCAATGGCTTGCTGGCAGTAGATGTGGCGGGCTCGGTGCTGCCGGCGCCCGGGCCGCGCGTGGCTGACGGTGCCTGGCATCGCGTGCGCCTAGCCCGGGAGTTTCCACAGGCCGCCGCCTCACGCTGGCTGCTGTGGCTGGACGGCGCGGCGACACCCGTGGCTTTGCACGGCTTGGGCGGCGACCTGGGTTTCCTTCAGGGCCCGGGTGCCGTGCCTCTGCTACTGGCCGAGAACTTCACGGGCTGCCTGGGCCGGGTGGCGCTCGGCGACCTCCCCTTACCCTTGGCGCCACCGCGGTCCGGCGCGATGTCTGGGGCACGCGAGCACTTCATGGCTTGGCCTGGGTCTCCGCCGGCAGTGAGCCTAGGCTGCCGGGGCGGGCCAGTATGCACGCCCTCGCCCTGCCTGCACGGCGGTGCCTGCCTCGACCTCTTCGACGTCTTTGCTTGTTCCTGCGGCCCCGCCTGGGAAGGACCCCGCTGCGAGATCCACGCTGATCCATGTCGCTCATCGCCCTGTGTCCGGGGCCAATGCAACACGCGCCCGGACGGCCGCTTCGAGTGTCGGTGCCCTCCGGGTTTCTCCGGCCCGCGCTGCAG GTTGCCTACCTTGCCTCAGGGGTGTAGCCTCAACTCCACCTGCAAGGATGGTGCCCCTTGTGGGGGTGGCCCCTTAGGCACTAACTGCAGTTGCCAGGAAGGCCTTGCTGGCCTCAG ATGTCAGAGTCTTGACCAACCCTGTGAAGCCAGTCCTTGCTTGAATGGGGGCACCTGCCGGGTGACCAGTGGCATATTTGAATGTACTTGCAGTGCAGGATTCTCTGGCCAGTTCTGTGAAGTGGTG aaaaccctgcctctgcctctgccattcCCACTGCTGGAGGTAGCAGTGCCTGCAGCCTgtgcctgcctcctcctcctcctcctgggccTCCTCTCAGGAATTCTGGCTGCCAGAAAGCGCCGCCAGTCTGAGGGCACTTACAGCCCAAGTCAGCAGGAGGTAGCTGGGGCTCGTCTGGAGATGGACAGTGTCCTCAAGGTGCCACCAGAGGAGAGACTTATCTAG